The following are encoded together in the Gemmatimonadaceae bacterium genome:
- a CDS encoding DinB family protein yields MSETQALANRLERTFIGPMWHGPALAEVLGGVTHEQAMERPVASAHTIWELVLHIITWVDIPHERLGGAPRKDVVTDEDWPSPPRVATEDAWTAALTRLEERHRALASTVKAMGDDQLDEKVVGHDYTVRVMLDGVVEHGTYHGGQIALLKKLVAC; encoded by the coding sequence ATGTCCGAGACACAGGCCTTGGCGAATCGACTCGAGCGGACGTTCATCGGTCCCATGTGGCATGGCCCGGCCCTGGCGGAGGTGCTCGGCGGCGTAACACACGAACAAGCGATGGAGCGACCGGTGGCGTCTGCTCACACGATCTGGGAGCTCGTGCTCCACATCATCACCTGGGTCGACATACCGCACGAGCGACTGGGCGGTGCCCCTCGCAAGGACGTTGTGACGGACGAAGACTGGCCGTCTCCACCCAGGGTCGCGACCGAAGACGCGTGGACGGCCGCGCTGACGCGGCTCGAGGAGCGACATCGTGCGCTCGCATCAACCGTCAAGGCCATGGGCGACGACCAGCTCGACGAGAAAGTCGTTGGCCACGACTACACCGTCCGTGTCATGCTCGACGGCGTCGTCGAGCATGGGACGTATCACGGCGGGCAGATCGCGCTGCTCAAGAAACTCGTCGCGTGCTGA